One Vitis vinifera cultivar Pinot Noir 40024 chromosome 8, ASM3070453v1 genomic window carries:
- the LOC100253288 gene encoding serine/threonine-protein kinase STN8, chloroplastic, which yields MASLLSPAATTFQQQPKRIWFSFSKPISQIHLSSFSNRFKTNPARCNAFFDNISENVVELDQSLSSFPFYRSGYAQFQRITEELPEMEKWGILVFAGLTWIYLTARPGVLMGAIDSYLLAPLQLGLDSLTGRRNLKRTDFVVGNRLGEGSFGVVYSGVLVPKNVSVEERPQKRGTGQALQLDGRFKEKVILKKVKVGVQGAEECGDFEEWFNYRLSRAAPETCAEFLGSFIADQTNSQFTKGGKWLVWKFEGDRDLADYMKDRNFPLNLESTMFGRVLQGLGSIERNALIIKQIMRQIITSLKKIHDTGIVHRDVKPSNLVVTKRGQIKLIDFGAATDLRIGKNYVPNRGLLDPDYCPPELYVLPEETPTPPPEPIAAFLSPILWQLNSPDLFDMYSAGIVLMQMAVPSLRSTAGLKNFNLELKTVGYDLKRWREYTRFRPDLTILDLDSGRGWDLATKLISERGSLRRGRLSAAAALRHPYFLLGGDQAAAVLSKLSLSK from the exons ATGGCTTCTCTGCTCTCCCCAGCTGCAACCACTTTCCAACAACAACCCAAACGAATTTGGTTCTCTTTTTCAAAACCCATTTCCCAAATCCATCTCTCTTCATTCTCGAACCGCTTCAAGACTAACCCAGCAAGGTGCAATGCATTCTTTGACAACATTTCGGAGAATGTGGTTGAGCTCGACCAGTCTTTGTCTTCGTTTCCTTTTTATAGGTCTGGGTATGCCCAATTTCAGAGAATTACAGAGGAATTGCCTGAGATGGAGAAGTGGGGGATTCTTGTTTTTGCTGGGCTCACTTGGATTTACCTAACTGCAAGGCCGGGTGTTCTCATGGGTGCTATAGATTCATATCTTCTAGCTCCTCTGCAGCTGGGTTTGGACAGTTTGACAGGGAGGAGGAACTTGAAGAGGACTGATTTTGTGGTTGGGAATAGATTGGGCGAAGGGTCCTTTGGTGTTGTTTATTCTGGTGTTTTGGTTCCAAAGAATGTGAGTGTGGAAGAAAGGCCACAGAAGAGAGGAACAGGTCAAGCGTTGCAGTTGGATGGCAGGTTCAAGGAGAAGGTTATTCTCAAGAAG GTGAAGGTTGGAGTCCAAGGGGCTGAAGAATGTGGTGATTTTGAGGAGTGGTTTAATTACAGGCTGTCTAGAGCAGCTCCTGAAACATGTGCTGAGTTCCTTGGAAGTTTCATTGCTGATCAAACAAATTCACAATTTACAAAGGGTGGAAAATGGCTTGTCTGGAAATTCGAG GGAGATAGAGACCTTGCAGACTACATGAAAGATCGTAACTTCCCTTTAAACTTGGAGTCTACTATGTTTGGGCGTGTCTTGCAAGGACTAGGTTCAATTGAACGAAATGCATTAATCATAAAGCAAATAATGCGCCAGATTATTACTTCACTCAAGAAAATCCATGACACGGGTATTGTTCACCGAGACGTAAAGCCCTCAAACTTAGTGGTGACAAAGAGAGGACAGATTAAGCTCATCGATTTTGGAGCAGCCACAGACCTCCGAATTGGCAAAAACTATGTACCCAACCGTGGGTTGCTTGATCCTGACTATTGCCCACCTGAACTATATGTGCTCCCAGAGGAAACACCAACCCCCCCTCCAGAGCCGATTGCTGCCTTTCTTTCTCCAATTTTATGGCAG CTCAATAGTCCTGATCTATTTGATATGTATTCTGCTGGCATTGTACTGATGCAAATGGCAGTACCAAGTTTGAGGTCTACAGCGGGCTTAAAGAATTtcaatttagaattaaaaacagTGGGGTATGACTTGAAAAGATGGAGGGAGTACACTCGGTTCAGGCCTGACTTGACTATTCTTGATCTAGACTCAGGCAGAGGGTGGGATCTTGCCACTAAACTTATTTCAGAGAGGGGTTCCCTCAGAAGGGGCCGTTTATCAGCTGCTGCAGCTCTTAGACATCCTTATTTCTTGCTGGGTGGTGACCAGGCTGCTGCTGTTCTTTCAAAACTAAGCCTGAGCAAGTAG
- the LOC100248160 gene encoding mannan endo-1,4-beta-mannosidase 6 has translation MDTYVGKPGSKIFFSVAIFMILFQSSSSTAVGVSGDEDLETLVENVADHLSYSSSNYGVYEMGDLGDEPWTMVQKKGNQFVVNGKPFYVNGFNTYWLMVFAVDQSTRGKVSEVFQQAASVGLTVCRTLAFNDGQWRALQKSPSVYDEEVFKALDFVVSEARKYKIRLILSLVNNWEGYGGKAQYVKWGKEAGLNLTSDDDFFSHPTLRSYYKANVKTVLNRVNTFTNITYKEDPTIFAWELMNEPRCTSDPTGDKLQSWIQEMAVYVKSMDPKHLLEIGLEGFYGPSTPDKVQVNPNTYAQQVGTDFIRNHLVLGVDFASVHIYPDSWISQSITDAHLDFTRSWMQAHIEDSEKYLGMPVVFAEFGVSSEDDGYNSSFRDTLISTVYKVLLNSTRKGGSGAGSLLWQLFPDGTDYMDDGYAIVLSKSPSTSNIIALQSTRLMMFNSKCARNCRWSCHKKHPLDAFLFHDDL, from the exons ATGGATACCTATGTGGGAAAACCTGggtctaaaatatttttttcagttGCCATTTTTATGATTCTTTTTCAAAGTTCAAGTTCCACTGCCGTTGGGGTCAGTGGGGATGAGGATTTGGAGACATTGGTGGAGAATGTAGCTGATCACCTTTCATATTCTAGCTCTAATTATGG GGTTTATGAGATGGGTGACCTTGGAGATGAGCCATGGACAATGGTGCAGAAGAAAGGCAACCAATTTGTGGTTAATGGTAAGCCTTTTTATGTGAACGGGTTCAACACTTACTGGTTGATGGTATTTGCTGTGGATCAATCCACAAGGGGGAAGGTCAGTGAGGTGTTTCAACAAGCAGCCTCTGTGGGCTTAACTGTGTGCAGGACCTTGGCTTTCAATGATGGCCAGTGGAGAGCTCTTCAGAAGTCTCCCTCTGTTTATGATGAAGAGGTGTTCAAG GCCCTGGATTTTGTTGTGAGTGAAGCAAGGAAGTACAAAATCAGGCTCATATTGTCATTAGTCAACAATTGGGAAGGATATGGTGGCAAAGCACAGTATGTCAAATGGGGAAAAGAGGCTGGCCTGAATTTAACCTCTGATGATGACTTCTTCTCTCATCCTACTCTCAGAAGCTACTACAAAGCCAATGTTAAG ACGGTTCTCAATAGAGTCAATACATTCACAAATATCACTTACAAGGAGGACCCAACAATTTTCGCTTGGGAACTGATGAATGAGCCACGATGTACTTCAGATCCTACAGGGGATAAACTGCAG TCATGGATACAAGAGATGGCGGTCTATGTGAAGAGTATGGATCCAAAGCACTTACTGGAGATAGGATTGGAAGGATTTTATGGTCCTTCAACACCAGATAAAGTTCAAGTCAACCCGAATACATATGCTCAACAAGTTGGAACTGACTTCATCAGAAACCATCTGGTTCTTGGTGTCGATTTTGCTTCAGTTCACATTTATCCAGACTCTTG GATTTCTCAATCGATCACTGATGCCCATCTCGACTTCACCAGATCATGGATGCAAGCCCACATAGAGGACAGTGAGAAGTACCTGGGAATGCCTGTTGTGTTTGCTGAGTTTGGTGTATCTTCAGAAGACGATGGCTACAACTCATCATTCCGCGACACCCTCATCAGCACAGTGTACAAGGTCCTCCTGAATTCCACCAGGAAGGGAGGGAGCGGAGCTGGGAGCCTCTTGTGGCAGCTGTTCCCTGATGGGACAGACTACATGGACGACGGGTATGCCATTGTTCTCTCTAAGTCTCCTTCAACTTCAAATATCATCGCTCTTCAGTCCACAAGGCTGATGATGTTCAACTCCAAGTGTGCCCGGAACTGCCGCTGGAGCTGCCATAAGAAGCACCCTTTGGATGCATTTCTCTTCCATGATGATCTCTAG
- the LOC100243039 gene encoding mannan endo-1,4-beta-mannosidase 6 isoform X4, translating to MGDFGDEPWTMVQKKGNQFVVNDKPFYVNGFNTYWLMVFAVDQSTRGKVSEVFQQAASVGLTVCRTWAFNDGQWRALQKSPSVYDEEVFKALDFVVSEARKYKIRLILSLSNNWEGYGGKAQYVKWGKEAGLNLTSDDDFFSHPTLRSYYKANVKTVLNRVNTFTNITYKEDPTIFAWELMNEPRCTSDPTGDKLQSWIQEMVIYVKSMDPKHLLEIGLEGFYGPSTPDKVQFNPNTYAQQVGTDFIRNHQVLGVDFASVHIYTDSWISQSITEAHLDFTKSWMQAHIEDSEKYLGMPVVFGEFGVSSKDNGYNSSFRDTFISTVYKILLNSTKKGGSGAGSLLWQLFPDGADYMDDGYAIVLSKSPSTSNVIALQSTRLMMFNSMCAWNCRWSCHKKHPLDAFLFHDDL from the exons ATGGGTGACTTTGGAGATGAGCCATGGACAATGGTGCAGAAAAAAGGGAACCAATTTGTGGTTAATGATAAGCCTTTTTATGTGAACGGGTTCAACACTTACTGGTTGATGGTATTTGCTGTGGATCAATCCACAAGGGGGAAGGTCAGTGAGGTGTTTCAACAAGCAGCCTCTGTGGGCTTAACTGTGTGCAGGACCTGGGCTTTCAATGATGGCCAGTGGAGAGCTCTTCAGAAGTCCCCCTCTGTTTATGATGAAGAGGTGTTCAAG GCCCTGGATTTTGTTGTGAGTGAAGCAAGGAAGTACAAAATCAGGCTTATATTGTCATTAAGCAACAATTGGGAAGGATATGGTGGCAAAGCACAGTATGTCAAATGGGGAAAAGAGGCTGGCCTGAATTTAACCTCTGATGACGACTTCTTCTCTCATCCTACTCTCAGAAGCTACTACAAAGCCAATGTTAAG ACGGTTCTCAATAGAGTCAATACATTCACAAATATCACTTACAAGGAGGACCCAACAATATTTGCTTGGGAACTGATGAATGAGCCACGATGTACTTCAGATCCTACAGGGGATAAACTGCAG TCATGGATACAAGAGATGGTGATCTATGTGAAGAGTATGGATCCAAAGCACTTGCTGGAGATAGGATTGGAAGGATTTTATGGTCCTTCAACACCAGATAAAGTTCAATTCAACCCGAATACATATGCTCAACAAGTTGGAACTGACTTTATCAGAAACCATCAGGTTCTTGGTGTCGATTTTGCTTCAGTTCACATTTATACAGACTCTTG GATTTCTCAATCGATCACTGAGGCCCATCTCGACTTCACCAAATCATGGATGCAAGCCCACATAGAGGACAGTGAGAAGTACCTGGGAATGCCCGTTGTGTTTGGTGAGTTTGGTGTATCTTCAAAAGACAATGGCTACAACTCATCATTCCGCGACACCTTCATCAGCACAGTGTACAAGATCCTCCTGAATTCTACCAAGAAGGGAGGGAGCGGAGCTGGGAGCCTCTTGTGGCAGCTGTTCCCTGATGGAGCAGACTACATGGACGACGGGTATGCCATTGTTCTCTCCAAGTCTCCTTCAACTTCAAATGTCATCGCTCTTCAGTCCACAAGGCTGATGATGTTCAACTCCATGTGTGCCTGGAACTGCCGCTGGAGTTGCCATAAGAAGCACCCTTTGGATGCATTTCTCTTCCATGATGATCTCTAG
- the LOC100243039 gene encoding mannan endo-1,4-beta-mannosidase 6 isoform X1, with the protein MKWLVDCSDVAHETDTVSCLHGVVLYMGLLSTVHATWPLMNHDVHLLASKAFKKLQWAQPGPTSIFIRVIQTLRVYEMGDFGDEPWTMVQKKGNQFVVNDKPFYVNGFNTYWLMVFAVDQSTRGKVSEVFQQAASVGLTVCRTWAFNDGQWRALQKSPSVYDEEVFKALDFVVSEARKYKIRLILSLSNNWEGYGGKAQYVKWGKEAGLNLTSDDDFFSHPTLRSYYKANVKTVLNRVNTFTNITYKEDPTIFAWELMNEPRCTSDPTGDKLQSWIQEMVIYVKSMDPKHLLEIGLEGFYGPSTPDKVQFNPNTYAQQVGTDFIRNHQVLGVDFASVHIYTDSWISQSITEAHLDFTKSWMQAHIEDSEKYLGMPVVFGEFGVSSKDNGYNSSFRDTFISTVYKILLNSTKKGGSGAGSLLWQLFPDGADYMDDGYAIVLSKSPSTSNVIALQSTRLMMFNSMCAWNCRWSCHKKHPLDAFLFHDDL; encoded by the exons ATGAAGTGGCTGGTCGATTGTAGTGATGTAGCACATGAAACCGACACCGTTTCATGCCTGCACGGCGTCGTTTTATATATGGGGTTATTGTCAACGGTGCATGCCACTTGGCCACTCATGAATCATGATGTACACCTGTTGGCTTCCAAAGCCTTCAAGAAGCTACAATGGGCACAGCCTGGACCGACTTCCATTTTTATTCGAGTCATTCAGACTTTGAG GGTTTATGAGATGGGTGACTTTGGAGATGAGCCATGGACAATGGTGCAGAAAAAAGGGAACCAATTTGTGGTTAATGATAAGCCTTTTTATGTGAACGGGTTCAACACTTACTGGTTGATGGTATTTGCTGTGGATCAATCCACAAGGGGGAAGGTCAGTGAGGTGTTTCAACAAGCAGCCTCTGTGGGCTTAACTGTGTGCAGGACCTGGGCTTTCAATGATGGCCAGTGGAGAGCTCTTCAGAAGTCCCCCTCTGTTTATGATGAAGAGGTGTTCAAG GCCCTGGATTTTGTTGTGAGTGAAGCAAGGAAGTACAAAATCAGGCTTATATTGTCATTAAGCAACAATTGGGAAGGATATGGTGGCAAAGCACAGTATGTCAAATGGGGAAAAGAGGCTGGCCTGAATTTAACCTCTGATGACGACTTCTTCTCTCATCCTACTCTCAGAAGCTACTACAAAGCCAATGTTAAG ACGGTTCTCAATAGAGTCAATACATTCACAAATATCACTTACAAGGAGGACCCAACAATATTTGCTTGGGAACTGATGAATGAGCCACGATGTACTTCAGATCCTACAGGGGATAAACTGCAG TCATGGATACAAGAGATGGTGATCTATGTGAAGAGTATGGATCCAAAGCACTTGCTGGAGATAGGATTGGAAGGATTTTATGGTCCTTCAACACCAGATAAAGTTCAATTCAACCCGAATACATATGCTCAACAAGTTGGAACTGACTTTATCAGAAACCATCAGGTTCTTGGTGTCGATTTTGCTTCAGTTCACATTTATACAGACTCTTG GATTTCTCAATCGATCACTGAGGCCCATCTCGACTTCACCAAATCATGGATGCAAGCCCACATAGAGGACAGTGAGAAGTACCTGGGAATGCCCGTTGTGTTTGGTGAGTTTGGTGTATCTTCAAAAGACAATGGCTACAACTCATCATTCCGCGACACCTTCATCAGCACAGTGTACAAGATCCTCCTGAATTCTACCAAGAAGGGAGGGAGCGGAGCTGGGAGCCTCTTGTGGCAGCTGTTCCCTGATGGAGCAGACTACATGGACGACGGGTATGCCATTGTTCTCTCCAAGTCTCCTTCAACTTCAAATGTCATCGCTCTTCAGTCCACAAGGCTGATGATGTTCAACTCCATGTGTGCCTGGAACTGCCGCTGGAGTTGCCATAAGAAGCACCCTTTGGATGCATTTCTCTTCCATGATGATCTCTAG
- the LOC100243039 gene encoding mannan endo-1,4-beta-mannosidase 6 isoform X3 gives MLLLPFFYSLILFSSLLFSLSLSLKHLIWVYEMGDFGDEPWTMVQKKGNQFVVNDKPFYVNGFNTYWLMVFAVDQSTRGKVSEVFQQAASVGLTVCRTWAFNDGQWRALQKSPSVYDEEVFKALDFVVSEARKYKIRLILSLSNNWEGYGGKAQYVKWGKEAGLNLTSDDDFFSHPTLRSYYKANVKTVLNRVNTFTNITYKEDPTIFAWELMNEPRCTSDPTGDKLQSWIQEMVIYVKSMDPKHLLEIGLEGFYGPSTPDKVQFNPNTYAQQVGTDFIRNHQVLGVDFASVHIYTDSWISQSITEAHLDFTKSWMQAHIEDSEKYLGMPVVFGEFGVSSKDNGYNSSFRDTFISTVYKILLNSTKKGGSGAGSLLWQLFPDGADYMDDGYAIVLSKSPSTSNVIALQSTRLMMFNSMCAWNCRWSCHKKHPLDAFLFHDDL, from the exons ATGCTTCTCCTTccctttttttattctcttattctgttctcttctcttctcttctctctctctctctctctcaagcatttgatttg GGTTTATGAGATGGGTGACTTTGGAGATGAGCCATGGACAATGGTGCAGAAAAAAGGGAACCAATTTGTGGTTAATGATAAGCCTTTTTATGTGAACGGGTTCAACACTTACTGGTTGATGGTATTTGCTGTGGATCAATCCACAAGGGGGAAGGTCAGTGAGGTGTTTCAACAAGCAGCCTCTGTGGGCTTAACTGTGTGCAGGACCTGGGCTTTCAATGATGGCCAGTGGAGAGCTCTTCAGAAGTCCCCCTCTGTTTATGATGAAGAGGTGTTCAAG GCCCTGGATTTTGTTGTGAGTGAAGCAAGGAAGTACAAAATCAGGCTTATATTGTCATTAAGCAACAATTGGGAAGGATATGGTGGCAAAGCACAGTATGTCAAATGGGGAAAAGAGGCTGGCCTGAATTTAACCTCTGATGACGACTTCTTCTCTCATCCTACTCTCAGAAGCTACTACAAAGCCAATGTTAAG ACGGTTCTCAATAGAGTCAATACATTCACAAATATCACTTACAAGGAGGACCCAACAATATTTGCTTGGGAACTGATGAATGAGCCACGATGTACTTCAGATCCTACAGGGGATAAACTGCAG TCATGGATACAAGAGATGGTGATCTATGTGAAGAGTATGGATCCAAAGCACTTGCTGGAGATAGGATTGGAAGGATTTTATGGTCCTTCAACACCAGATAAAGTTCAATTCAACCCGAATACATATGCTCAACAAGTTGGAACTGACTTTATCAGAAACCATCAGGTTCTTGGTGTCGATTTTGCTTCAGTTCACATTTATACAGACTCTTG GATTTCTCAATCGATCACTGAGGCCCATCTCGACTTCACCAAATCATGGATGCAAGCCCACATAGAGGACAGTGAGAAGTACCTGGGAATGCCCGTTGTGTTTGGTGAGTTTGGTGTATCTTCAAAAGACAATGGCTACAACTCATCATTCCGCGACACCTTCATCAGCACAGTGTACAAGATCCTCCTGAATTCTACCAAGAAGGGAGGGAGCGGAGCTGGGAGCCTCTTGTGGCAGCTGTTCCCTGATGGAGCAGACTACATGGACGACGGGTATGCCATTGTTCTCTCCAAGTCTCCTTCAACTTCAAATGTCATCGCTCTTCAGTCCACAAGGCTGATGATGTTCAACTCCATGTGTGCCTGGAACTGCCGCTGGAGTTGCCATAAGAAGCACCCTTTGGATGCATTTCTCTTCCATGATGATCTCTAG
- the LOC100243039 gene encoding mannan endo-1,4-beta-mannosidase 6 isoform X2, whose product MWLTDSENMDTYLGKLGSKIFFSVAIFMILVQNSSSTAVEVSGDENLETLVENVADHLSYSSSNYGVYEMGDFGDEPWTMVQKKGNQFVVNDKPFYVNGFNTYWLMVFAVDQSTRGKVSEVFQQAASVGLTVCRTWAFNDGQWRALQKSPSVYDEEVFKALDFVVSEARKYKIRLILSLSNNWEGYGGKAQYVKWGKEAGLNLTSDDDFFSHPTLRSYYKANVKTVLNRVNTFTNITYKEDPTIFAWELMNEPRCTSDPTGDKLQSWIQEMVIYVKSMDPKHLLEIGLEGFYGPSTPDKVQFNPNTYAQQVGTDFIRNHQVLGVDFASVHIYTDSWISQSITEAHLDFTKSWMQAHIEDSEKYLGMPVVFGEFGVSSKDNGYNSSFRDTFISTVYKILLNSTKKGGSGAGSLLWQLFPDGADYMDDGYAIVLSKSPSTSNVIALQSTRLMMFNSMCAWNCRWSCHKKHPLDAFLFHDDL is encoded by the exons ATGTGGCTCACTGACTCAGAAAACATGGATACCTATTTGGGAAAACTTGggtctaaaatatttttttcagttGCCATTTTTATGATTCTTGTTCAAAATTCAAGTTCCACTGCTGTTGAGGTCAGTGGGGATGAGAATTTGGAGACATTGGTGGAGAATGTAGCTGATCACCTTTCATATTCTAGCTCTAATTATGG GGTTTATGAGATGGGTGACTTTGGAGATGAGCCATGGACAATGGTGCAGAAAAAAGGGAACCAATTTGTGGTTAATGATAAGCCTTTTTATGTGAACGGGTTCAACACTTACTGGTTGATGGTATTTGCTGTGGATCAATCCACAAGGGGGAAGGTCAGTGAGGTGTTTCAACAAGCAGCCTCTGTGGGCTTAACTGTGTGCAGGACCTGGGCTTTCAATGATGGCCAGTGGAGAGCTCTTCAGAAGTCCCCCTCTGTTTATGATGAAGAGGTGTTCAAG GCCCTGGATTTTGTTGTGAGTGAAGCAAGGAAGTACAAAATCAGGCTTATATTGTCATTAAGCAACAATTGGGAAGGATATGGTGGCAAAGCACAGTATGTCAAATGGGGAAAAGAGGCTGGCCTGAATTTAACCTCTGATGACGACTTCTTCTCTCATCCTACTCTCAGAAGCTACTACAAAGCCAATGTTAAG ACGGTTCTCAATAGAGTCAATACATTCACAAATATCACTTACAAGGAGGACCCAACAATATTTGCTTGGGAACTGATGAATGAGCCACGATGTACTTCAGATCCTACAGGGGATAAACTGCAG TCATGGATACAAGAGATGGTGATCTATGTGAAGAGTATGGATCCAAAGCACTTGCTGGAGATAGGATTGGAAGGATTTTATGGTCCTTCAACACCAGATAAAGTTCAATTCAACCCGAATACATATGCTCAACAAGTTGGAACTGACTTTATCAGAAACCATCAGGTTCTTGGTGTCGATTTTGCTTCAGTTCACATTTATACAGACTCTTG GATTTCTCAATCGATCACTGAGGCCCATCTCGACTTCACCAAATCATGGATGCAAGCCCACATAGAGGACAGTGAGAAGTACCTGGGAATGCCCGTTGTGTTTGGTGAGTTTGGTGTATCTTCAAAAGACAATGGCTACAACTCATCATTCCGCGACACCTTCATCAGCACAGTGTACAAGATCCTCCTGAATTCTACCAAGAAGGGAGGGAGCGGAGCTGGGAGCCTCTTGTGGCAGCTGTTCCCTGATGGAGCAGACTACATGGACGACGGGTATGCCATTGTTCTCTCCAAGTCTCCTTCAACTTCAAATGTCATCGCTCTTCAGTCCACAAGGCTGATGATGTTCAACTCCATGTGTGCCTGGAACTGCCGCTGGAGTTGCCATAAGAAGCACCCTTTGGATGCATTTCTCTTCCATGATGATCTCTAG